A single window of Deltaproteobacteria bacterium DNA harbors:
- a CDS encoding serine/threonine protein kinase, which produces MKTFGRYQLLRRIAAGGMAEVFLATGPNPNNAELIALKLIHAHIAEDESFQAMFLDEARLTAPLSHPNLVQIFDLGRSENRLYLAMEYIRGYPLHLVSQRAESRGGIGPARAAAMVKQAALGLHHAHEARDSTGALLNLVHRDVSPHNLLLDQEGVIKVVDFGVAKARGQIATSTKGGLKGKAGYSSPEQLRSEGIDRRADVFALGAVLFELALAEPLIPGRSEAEILQRMLFEPMRDLRSIPDLPPALAKLIGKCVAPKPQDRFSSALELADALSEYLGSNGPGRTQLAQLMGLLYDPLPTTAAEALADAQLPALRTAAIIEAAPRPKPDSTSAAAARMSTDPAQLALDPDMTGPRSLPPPPIADDEGEVTQAMSSSLFDDEARTIAGGKPPAPRKLPIPPEPITDSGPNKKLPFPVEPITDSGPMRRQPLLDRTVPERKRKLDLDVEPTSLDRKAIAHDPDEDTSTTTTTNPNDNSTHTDTRPQKPPRRPGERRPPVVLYALGGGAVLLVAALGYLLLREPKPKAPEREPVATAVVDSGPPPEIAAMRPPPAVADAGGRPQEITLPDLEPTPHNRATGTLTVISSPWAEVKLDGRELGQTPLHNKVVPAGHHKLELTNPDEKLHKTVNINVVAHRQNEERIKLAP; this is translated from the coding sequence GTGAAGACCTTCGGCCGCTACCAGCTGCTGCGCCGCATCGCCGCGGGCGGAATGGCCGAGGTGTTCCTCGCGACCGGGCCGAACCCGAACAACGCCGAGCTCATCGCCCTCAAGCTCATCCACGCGCACATCGCCGAGGACGAGAGCTTCCAGGCCATGTTCCTCGACGAGGCCCGGCTCACCGCGCCGCTCTCACACCCCAACCTCGTCCAGATCTTCGACCTCGGACGCAGCGAGAATCGGCTCTACCTGGCCATGGAGTACATCCGCGGCTACCCGCTGCACCTCGTGTCGCAGAGGGCCGAGTCGCGCGGCGGCATCGGGCCCGCGCGCGCCGCGGCGATGGTGAAGCAGGCCGCGCTGGGGCTGCACCACGCGCACGAGGCGCGCGACTCCACGGGGGCGCTGCTCAACCTGGTGCACCGCGACGTCTCGCCACACAACCTGCTGCTCGATCAGGAAGGCGTCATCAAGGTCGTCGACTTCGGCGTGGCCAAGGCGCGCGGCCAGATCGCCACCTCGACCAAGGGCGGCCTCAAGGGCAAGGCCGGCTACAGCTCGCCGGAGCAGCTCCGAAGCGAGGGCATCGATCGCCGCGCCGACGTGTTCGCGCTCGGCGCCGTGCTCTTCGAGCTCGCGCTGGCCGAGCCGCTCATCCCCGGACGCAGCGAGGCCGAGATCCTCCAGCGCATGCTCTTCGAGCCCATGCGCGATCTGCGAAGCATCCCGGATCTGCCGCCGGCGCTCGCGAAGCTGATTGGCAAGTGCGTGGCGCCCAAACCGCAGGACCGCTTCTCGAGCGCGCTCGAGCTCGCCGACGCGCTCTCCGAGTACCTGGGCTCCAACGGGCCGGGCCGCACCCAGCTCGCGCAGCTCATGGGCCTGCTCTACGACCCGTTGCCCACGACCGCCGCAGAGGCGCTCGCCGACGCGCAGCTCCCCGCGCTGCGCACCGCGGCCATCATCGAAGCAGCGCCGCGCCCCAAGCCGGACAGCACCTCCGCTGCCGCCGCGCGGATGAGCACCGACCCCGCGCAGCTGGCGCTCGATCCGGACATGACCGGCCCGCGCTCGCTGCCGCCGCCGCCCATCGCCGACGACGAGGGCGAGGTCACCCAGGCGATGAGCAGCAGCCTCTTCGACGACGAGGCGCGCACCATCGCCGGCGGTAAGCCGCCCGCGCCGCGCAAGCTGCCCATCCCGCCCGAGCCCATCACCGACTCCGGGCCGAACAAGAAGCTCCCCTTCCCGGTCGAGCCCATCACCGACTCCGGTCCGATGCGCAGGCAGCCGCTTCTGGATCGCACCGTCCCCGAGCGCAAGCGCAAGCTCGACCTCGACGTCGAGCCCACCTCACTGGATCGCAAGGCCATCGCCCACGATCCCGACGAGGACACGTCGACGACGACCACCACCAACCCCAACGACAACAGCACCCACACCGACACCAGGCCGCAGAAGCCGCCGCGCAGGCCGGGCGAGCGGCGTCCACCGGTCGTTCTCTACGCGCTCGGCGGCGGGGCGGTGCTGCTCGTGGCTGCGCTCGGCTATCTCCTGCTGCGCGAGCCGAAGCCGAAGGCACCCGAGCGCGAACCGGTGGCGACGGCCGTCGTGGATTCTGGTCCGCCGCCGGAGATCGCGGCCATGCGCCCGCCGCCCGCGGTCGCCGACGCCGGAGGCAGGCCGCAAGAGATCACCCTGCCCGACCTGGAGCCGACGCCGCACAACCGCGCCACGGGCACGCTCACGGTGATCTCCTCGCCCTGGGCCGAGGTGAAGCTCGACGGCCGCGAGCTCGGCCAGACCCCGCTCCACAACAAGGTGGTGCCCGCGGGTCATCACAAGCTGGAGCTCACCAACCCCGACGAGAAGCTGCACAAGACGGTGAACATCAACGTCGTGGCGCACCGGCAGAACGAGGAGCGCATCAAGCTCGCGCCCTGA
- a CDS encoding sigma-54-dependent Fis family transcriptional regulator encodes MATTVLIVDDEKNILLTLKRALELADYHCEVAGGGTLALEAIAAKPVDAVLMDVKMPDMDGLEVLAKMQELRPGLPVVMMSGHGTIDTAVKATQLGARDFLEKPIETARLLVALRNALEHSALAQTVAELRKSLGRYDMVGSGPAMQKLYEVIRKAAPSEGRVLIAGENGTGKELVARAIHAHSKRAKAPFVKLNCAAIPAELIESELFGHEKGAFTGALTARRGRFEQADGGTLFLDEVGDMPANMQAKLLRVLQEGELERVGGAETIKVDVRVIAASNKDLQRAIERDEFREDLYYRLNVVPMHVPPLRERREDIPDLVRAFLAEACERNGYKQKTLASGALSAFTAYDYPGNVRELKNLVERLAILSEGAEVSADEAMAVMPGEPRKRVAPSSNGAARFVPGQTFRDQVEQAEREIITGALTAAKDNVTEAARMLDLERGHFYKKMKSLGMRRGGEAEKAEGDA; translated from the coding sequence ATGGCCACCACGGTCCTCATCGTCGACGACGAGAAGAACATCCTCCTCACCCTCAAGCGGGCCCTGGAGCTGGCCGACTACCACTGTGAGGTCGCTGGCGGCGGCACGCTGGCGCTGGAGGCCATCGCCGCGAAGCCCGTCGACGCCGTCTTGATGGACGTGAAGATGCCCGACATGGACGGCCTGGAGGTCCTGGCCAAGATGCAGGAGCTCCGCCCCGGGCTGCCGGTGGTGATGATGAGCGGCCACGGGACCATCGACACCGCCGTGAAGGCGACGCAGCTCGGCGCGCGCGACTTTCTCGAGAAGCCCATCGAGACCGCGCGGCTGCTGGTCGCGCTGCGGAACGCGCTGGAGCACTCCGCGCTCGCGCAGACGGTGGCCGAGCTGCGCAAGAGCCTGGGCCGCTACGACATGGTCGGCTCCGGGCCGGCGATGCAGAAGCTCTACGAGGTGATTCGCAAGGCCGCGCCGAGCGAGGGCCGCGTGTTGATCGCCGGCGAGAACGGCACGGGCAAGGAGCTCGTGGCGCGCGCCATCCACGCGCACAGCAAGCGCGCCAAGGCGCCGTTCGTGAAGCTCAACTGCGCCGCCATTCCGGCCGAGCTCATCGAGAGCGAGCTCTTCGGCCACGAGAAGGGCGCGTTCACCGGCGCGCTCACCGCGCGGCGCGGGCGCTTCGAGCAGGCCGACGGCGGCACGCTCTTCCTCGATGAAGTCGGCGACATGCCCGCCAACATGCAGGCCAAGCTGCTGCGCGTGCTGCAGGAAGGCGAGCTGGAGCGCGTGGGCGGCGCGGAGACGATCAAGGTCGACGTGCGCGTGATCGCCGCGAGCAACAAGGACCTGCAGCGCGCCATCGAGCGCGACGAGTTCCGCGAGGACCTCTACTACCGGCTGAATGTCGTTCCGATGCACGTGCCGCCGCTGCGCGAGCGCCGCGAGGACATCCCGGATCTGGTGCGCGCGTTCCTCGCCGAGGCTTGTGAACGGAATGGTTACAAACAGAAGACGCTCGCCTCGGGCGCGCTCTCCGCGTTCACCGCCTACGACTATCCGGGCAACGTGCGCGAGCTGAAGAACCTGGTGGAGCGGCTGGCGATCCTCAGCGAGGGCGCCGAGGTCAGCGCGGACGAGGCGATGGCGGTGATGCCGGGCGAGCCGCGCAAGCGCGTGGCCCCGAGCAGCAACGGCGCGGCGCGCTTCGTGCCCGGACAGACCTTCCGCGATCAAGTCGAACAGGCCGAGCGGGAGATCATCACCGGCGCGCTGACCGCGGCGAAGGACAACGTCACCGAGGCGGCGCGCATGCTCGATCTCGAGCGCGGCCACTTCTACAAGAAGATGAAGTCGCTCGGGATGCGGCGCGGCGGCGAGGCCGAGAAGGCCGAGGGCGACGCCTGA
- a CDS encoding OmpA family protein: MRVRLLGIVGLTVAALALTGCPKKPGECETTEDCKGQSGYENDVCVNKQCQECGADSDCKPGFLCQANKCVPKPECSQDADCGAGKKCQANKCVASGCKTNADCPGGKCLANACRPTNACNADTDCTGGETCQAGICSTPQACQLQKVNFGFNESSLDSSAQDILKSDADCIQKRKLSVELQGNADERGTEEYNLHLGERRAASVKTYLQKLGVESGKMKTISFGKEKPVNPGHDEAAWAENRRVDVVEH; this comes from the coding sequence ATGCGCGTCCGTCTGCTTGGCATCGTGGGACTCACCGTCGCGGCCCTGGCGCTCACCGGCTGCCCCAAGAAGCCGGGCGAGTGCGAGACGACCGAGGATTGCAAGGGCCAGTCGGGCTACGAGAACGATGTCTGCGTGAACAAGCAGTGCCAGGAGTGCGGCGCCGACTCCGACTGCAAGCCGGGCTTCCTCTGCCAGGCCAACAAGTGCGTGCCCAAGCCGGAGTGCAGCCAGGACGCGGACTGCGGCGCGGGCAAGAAGTGCCAGGCCAACAAGTGCGTGGCCTCGGGCTGCAAGACCAACGCGGACTGCCCCGGCGGCAAGTGCCTGGCCAACGCGTGCCGGCCCACCAACGCCTGCAACGCCGACACCGACTGCACCGGCGGCGAGACCTGCCAGGCCGGCATCTGCAGCACGCCGCAGGCCTGCCAGCTCCAGAAGGTCAACTTCGGCTTCAACGAGTCGAGCCTCGACTCATCGGCGCAGGACATCCTCAAGAGCGACGCCGACTGCATCCAGAAGCGAAAGCTCTCCGTGGAGCTCCAGGGCAACGCCGACGAGCGCGGCACGGAGGAGTACAACCTGCACCTCGGCGAGCGGCGCGCGGCTTCGGTCAAGACGTATCTCCAGAAGCTGGGCGTGGAGTCGGGCAAGATGAAGACCATCTCCTTCGGCAAGGAGAAGCCCGTGAACCCCGGCCATGACGAGGCCGCCTGGGCCGAGAACCGCCGCGTGGACGTGGTCGAGCACTAA
- a CDS encoding M23 family metallopeptidase → MVEIPSRGSVGGVKRLAPVVALASFALACKAAPPPPAPAPPQPVAVAPTPSPPAPPPKPVYRDESRQVHLGRLHRDETLATALSRLGADADQAREVLAALAGVFDFKKAREGDDLSLTFDGPALLELNYRRPPLDAWRAAREGDRWVAVKREVAIEKRVTRVEVPIASSLYESLSRTGADPELSLALADVFAWDVDFYTDVRNGDVVRAIVEEYVSNGRVVRYGEVLAAEYQGAVTGDKRVFRYQDPSGDASYFDATGQSARKTFLKSPLKYAHITSKFGLRFHPILKYEKQHEGVDYGAAPGTPVWAVGDGTVTYAGYKGANGNMVCLKHRNGLETCYCHLQGFGEGVKTGARVAQKKVIGFVGTTGRSTGPHLHFALKQNGHFLNPLTQKFPRADPVDEKLLPDFHRQVDPLAAALAPTSVAATSLPPAGN, encoded by the coding sequence TTGGTCGAGATCCCGTCCCGCGGTAGCGTCGGGGGCGTGAAGCGCCTCGCTCCGGTCGTCGCCCTCGCCTCGTTCGCCCTCGCCTGCAAGGCTGCGCCGCCGCCGCCCGCGCCCGCGCCGCCGCAGCCCGTGGCCGTCGCGCCGACACCGAGTCCGCCTGCCCCGCCGCCCAAGCCCGTCTACCGCGACGAGAGCCGCCAGGTGCACCTCGGCCGGCTGCATCGCGACGAGACCTTGGCGACCGCGCTCTCCCGCCTCGGCGCCGACGCGGACCAGGCGCGCGAGGTCCTGGCCGCGCTCGCGGGCGTGTTCGACTTCAAGAAGGCGCGCGAGGGCGACGACCTCTCGCTCACGTTCGACGGCCCGGCGCTGCTGGAGCTCAACTACCGCCGCCCGCCGCTGGATGCCTGGCGCGCCGCGCGCGAGGGCGACCGCTGGGTGGCGGTGAAGCGCGAGGTGGCCATCGAGAAGCGCGTCACGCGGGTGGAAGTGCCCATCGCGAGCTCGCTCTACGAGTCGCTCTCGAGGACGGGCGCGGATCCGGAGCTCTCGCTCGCGCTGGCCGACGTGTTCGCGTGGGACGTGGACTTCTACACCGACGTGCGCAACGGCGACGTCGTGCGCGCGATCGTCGAGGAGTACGTGTCCAACGGGCGCGTGGTGCGCTACGGCGAGGTGCTCGCGGCCGAGTACCAGGGCGCGGTCACCGGCGACAAGCGCGTGTTCCGCTACCAGGACCCCTCCGGCGACGCGAGCTACTTCGACGCCACCGGCCAGAGCGCGCGCAAGACCTTCCTCAAGAGCCCGCTCAAGTACGCGCACATCACCAGCAAGTTCGGCCTGCGCTTCCACCCCATCCTCAAGTACGAGAAGCAGCACGAGGGCGTGGACTACGGCGCCGCGCCGGGCACGCCGGTCTGGGCCGTGGGCGACGGCACGGTGACCTACGCCGGCTACAAGGGCGCCAACGGCAACATGGTCTGCCTCAAGCACCGCAACGGCCTGGAGACCTGCTACTGCCACCTCCAGGGCTTCGGCGAAGGCGTGAAGACCGGCGCGCGCGTGGCCCAGAAGAAGGTCATTGGCTTCGTGGGGACGACCGGGCGCTCGACGGGGCCGCACCTGCACTTCGCGCTCAAGCAGAACGGGCACTTCCTCAATCCGCTGACCCAGAAGTTCCCCCGGGCTGATCCGGTGGACGAGAAGCTGCTCCCCGACTTCCACCGCCAGGTGGACCCGCTGGCGGCCGCCCTGGCCCCGACGTCGGTGGCCGCCACCAGCCTGCCCCCTGCGGGGAACTAG
- a CDS encoding tetratricopeptide repeat protein, giving the protein MKNRILTALLLVLSACYPASRGKDLEARVDKLDATSNELARQLSDERDNLKKQAAELQAKEDDLAARLDKLEKASHTSDADVGVQMQGVRDDVANLRGQVDQYQHRIDLLDQGLKQLSDSTDEKFAAVKGGDALKQLAAQKEAAQIKRPADKAEFLKLAEDKATSGDTALAQQLYTEWLQKWPKDPLAATAHYNLGKLYQDQNHHREALGEFGEVAKNFPKSQQAAPALLRSSESFSALNMADASRLALEALEKDYPKSQEAKIAHEKLKKSAPKKKGK; this is encoded by the coding sequence ATGAAGAACCGAATTCTCACAGCGCTCCTGCTCGTGCTCAGCGCGTGCTACCCGGCCAGCCGCGGCAAGGACCTCGAGGCGCGCGTCGACAAGCTCGACGCCACCAGCAACGAGCTCGCCCGCCAGCTCTCCGACGAGCGCGACAACTTGAAGAAGCAAGCGGCCGAGCTCCAGGCCAAGGAGGACGACCTCGCTGCGCGCCTGGACAAGCTGGAGAAGGCCTCGCACACCAGCGACGCCGACGTGGGCGTGCAGATGCAGGGCGTCCGCGACGACGTCGCCAACCTGCGCGGCCAGGTCGACCAGTACCAGCACCGCATCGACCTGCTCGACCAGGGCCTCAAGCAGCTCTCCGACTCCACCGACGAGAAGTTCGCCGCGGTGAAGGGCGGCGACGCGCTCAAGCAGCTCGCCGCGCAGAAAGAGGCCGCGCAGATCAAGCGGCCCGCCGACAAGGCCGAGTTCCTCAAGCTCGCCGAGGACAAGGCCACCTCGGGCGACACCGCGCTCGCCCAGCAGCTCTATACCGAATGGTTACAAAAGTGGCCGAAGGATCCGCTCGCGGCCACGGCGCACTACAACCTGGGCAAGCTCTACCAGGACCAGAACCACCACCGCGAAGCGCTGGGCGAGTTCGGCGAGGTGGCCAAGAACTTCCCCAAGAGCCAGCAGGCCGCGCCCGCGCTCCTGCGCTCCAGCGAGTCGTTCTCCGCCCTGAACATGGCCGACGCCAGCCGGCTCGCGCTCGAGGCCCTGGAGAAGGACTACCCCAAGAGCCAGGAAGCCAAGATCGCGCACGAGAAGCTCAAGAAGTCCGCGCCCAAGAAGAAGGGCAAGTAG
- a CDS encoding alpha-ketoglutarate-dependent dioxygenase AlkB, which translates to MPRGLQRVRARADARAHLYDPKFVTPSDRAEIVAWLQSIFPLWEQRYSAHHPPPKGQPQRALLRPVYWLGNWQFACLDYYRPPKGIWNRCVKAEPFPPVLARLVAEIERRARTRFRGEDLPDGWHLNTCLVNLYGSRVEGEKRIDTARVGEHKDFEPGPVASVSLGERALFQFVSSKRPGERDAVALQQWLDDGSLQVFGGARFKDQLFHRVQRVDHRTGSVFALNVADFETRRVNFTFRYVPDAHVIPYAKLPADDAEDVRGYMEQLAKHSAFFARELAARTESAKP; encoded by the coding sequence CTGCCGCGAGGTCTTCAGCGCGTGCGCGCCCGCGCGGATGCGCGCGCACACCTCTACGATCCGAAGTTCGTCACGCCGAGCGATCGCGCGGAGATCGTCGCCTGGCTGCAGAGCATCTTTCCGCTCTGGGAGCAGCGCTACTCCGCGCACCACCCACCGCCCAAGGGCCAGCCCCAGCGCGCGCTGCTGCGTCCGGTGTACTGGCTGGGCAACTGGCAGTTCGCGTGCCTCGACTACTACCGGCCGCCCAAGGGCATCTGGAACCGCTGCGTGAAGGCCGAGCCGTTTCCGCCGGTGCTCGCGCGGCTGGTCGCGGAGATCGAGCGGCGCGCGCGGACGCGCTTTCGCGGCGAGGATCTGCCGGACGGCTGGCACCTGAACACCTGCCTGGTGAACCTCTACGGCAGCCGCGTCGAGGGCGAGAAGCGCATCGACACCGCGCGCGTGGGCGAGCACAAGGACTTCGAGCCCGGGCCGGTGGCGTCGGTGTCGCTGGGCGAGCGGGCGCTGTTCCAGTTCGTCTCCAGCAAGCGGCCCGGCGAGCGCGACGCGGTGGCGCTGCAGCAGTGGCTCGACGACGGCTCCCTTCAAGTCTTCGGCGGCGCGCGCTTCAAGGACCAGCTCTTCCACCGCGTGCAGCGCGTGGATCACCGCACCGGAAGCGTGTTCGCGCTGAACGTGGCCGACTTCGAGACGCGGCGGGTGAACTTCACCTTCCGCTACGTGCCCGACGCGCACGTCATCCCCTACGCGAAGCTGCCCGCCGATGACGCCGAGGACGTCCGCGGGTACATGGAGCAACTCGCCAAGCACAGCGCGTTCTTCGCGCGCGAGCTGGCGGCGCGGACAGAGTCGGCGAAGCCCTGA